The Bradysia coprophila strain Holo2 unplaced genomic scaffold, BU_Bcop_v1 contig_151, whole genome shotgun sequence genome contains a region encoding:
- the LOC119074571 gene encoding carnitine O-palmitoyltransferase 1, liver isoform-like has product MAEAHQAVSYSKLVRSHGDRRTSDGDYGSDLTQIKSISWTRRLSQLTRKIRNAVYPAHIEGIWIIFLLVTCLHFVADKVPFNLVTVVLGLLHRSSGSSLTWHVTACAITSFSLWLVLCAVMKVTLKILLTYRGFMFESRGKGVSLKTKIWGILLGSLIKMNKPSLYSFQSSLPTLPLPSLNDTVQRYLRSIRPLIDDADHQRITKEAQDFQNGIGKKLQRYLLLKRLWATNYVSDWWEQYVYLRGRSPLMINSNYHSYDVFKIPSSDQTSRAAGLIYEMLKFREKLDKEDVTPIMAQGLVPLCSNQYRRMYNTVRVPGIECDKIEHYEDIDHIVVLCNGCYYKVTVQQHGRLLNACELKHQFDHILKMNEIASKGEKYLGSLTAWDRTNWAIAREKYFSSGINKASLRVVESAAMLLVLHDKPFEYGSNTKSEKMAYYASQCMYGSIYDRWFDKSFQLIVGTNGRYAFNAEHTWSDAPVLGHMVEGMHLDELQNYDADGKLLGKIEIVPPTPTRIQWSFNGDLLRTIDDAYNDSLKLAADVDYKLLSHDAFGKGFIKSCKLSPDAYIQMALQLAYYRDYGKFSLTYEASMTRLYRDGRTETVRSCTVESSAWVKSMEDKNSNTHERVKLLRDACKQHQVGYLDAMCGRGVDRHLFALYVVSKYLEIDSPFLKDVISEPWRLSTSQTPHGQTPRIDLKKYPQLLGPGGGFGPVAQDGYGVSYIISSENNIYFHISSVRSCDVTDSERFADRILKAMNDIKLLFEEYNVLTAKNGGHKSNGR; this is encoded by the exons ATGGCAGAAGCTCATCAAGCTGTTTCCTATTCGAAACTGGTGAGATCACACGGCGATCGTCGTACGTCAGATGGTGATTATGGTAGTGATCTCacgcaaataaaatcaatatcgTGGACACGTCGACTAAGCCAATTGactaggaaaattcggaatgcTGTCTATCCGGCTCACATCGAAGGTATTTggataatttttttgctggtGACATGTCTCCATTTTGTGGCGGACAAAGTTCCGTTCAATTTGGTTACCGTTGTTCTTGGTCTGCTTCATAG ATCATCTGGGTCATCTCTAACTTGGCATGTAACGGCTTGCGCTATTACCAGCTTTTCGTTATGGCTTGTCTTGTGTGCTGTCATGAAAGTGACTTTGAAAATACTCCTCACATACCGTGGATTCATGTTTGAATCGAGGGGAAAAGGAGTCAGTTTGAAAACAAAGATCTGGGGGATTTTGTTGGGAA GTCTCATCAAAATGAACAAGCCATCTCTATACAGCTTTCAGTCATCTCTACCAACATTACCACTACCAAGTCTGAATGATACTGTTCAGCGTTACCTTCGATCAATACGTCCCCTCATTGATGATGCAGATCACCAACGGATCACTAAAGAAGCTCAAGACTTCCAGAACGGAATCGGTAAAAAGTTGCAACGCTACCTGCTGTTGAAAAGACTATGGGCCACAAATTATGTGTCTGATTGGTGGGAACAGTACGTCTACCTCCGTGGCCGTTCTCCACTGATGATAAACAGTAACTACCATTCGTACGATGTCTTTAAAATACCATCCAGTGACCAGACATCAAGGGCAGCAGGATTAATTTacgaaatgttgaaatttcggGAAAAGCTTGATAAAGAAGATGTGACACCTATCATGGCTCAGGGACTTGTTCCATTGTGCTCGAATCAATACAGACGTATGTACAATACGGTCAGAGTTCCTGGCATAGAATGTGACAAGATTGAACACTACGAGGACATTGACCATATTGTGGTCTTGTGCAACGGTTGTTATTACAAAGTCACAGTCCAGCAACACGGTCGCTTGTTAAATGCTTGCGAACTGAAACACCAGTTCGATCATATTCTGAAAATGAACGAAATTGCGTCGAAGGGTGAAAAATATCTTGGATCATTGACCGCATGGGATCGGACTAACTGGGCGATAGCAAGGGAAAAGTATTTCTCGTCGGGGATCAACAAAGCTTCGCTCAGAGTTGTGGAAAGCGCTGCCATGTTACTGGTACTGCATGATAAGCCGTTTGAATATGGTTCGAATACAAAGTCGGAAAAAATGGCTTATTATGCCTCTCAATGCATGTACGGTTCCATTTACGATAGGTGGTTCGACAAAAGCTTTCAACTGATCGTAGGAACAAATGGACGG TATGCCTTTAACGCAGAACATACTTGGTCGGATGCACCCGTTTTAGGACATATGGTGGAAGGCATGCACCTCGATGAATTACAAAA cTACGATGCCGACGGCAAGTTGCTtggaaaaatagaaattgttcCGCCAACCCCAACCAGAATTCAGTGGAGTTTCAACGGAGACCTTTTGAGGACTATCGATGATGCATACAACGATTCACTCAAACTTGCAGCG GACGTTGATTACAAATTACTGTCCCACGACGCTTTCGGAAAAGGTTTCATAAAATCGTGCAAACTGTCTCCCGATGCCTACATACAGATGGCACTACAGCTCGCTTACTACCGAGATTACGGAAAATTCTCACTCACCTACGAAGCGTCGATGACCCGCTTATATCGAGACGGTCGAACTGAAACGGTTCGTTCATGCACAGTAGAATCGTCCGCTTGGGTCAAGTCAATGGaagataaaaattcaaataccCACGAACGGGTAAAACTTCTGCGCGATGCTTGTAAGCAACATCAGGTTGGATACTTGGATGCAATGTGTGGTCGTGGCGTTGATCGTCACTTGTTCGCATTGTACGTGGTCTCGAAGTATTTGGAAATCGATTCACCATTTCTCAAAGATGTTATCAGTGAACCATGGCGATTGTCAACCAGTCAAACGCCACACGGACAAACGCCCAGAATCGACCTCAAAAAGTATCCGCAACTACTCGGTCCTGGTGGTGGCTTTGGACCAGTCGCACAAGATGGTTACGGTGTTTCGTACATCATTTCCagcgaaaataatatttattttcatatttcgaGTGTTAGAAGCTGTGATGTCACGGACAGTGAACGTTTTGCTGATCGAATTCTAAAAGCCATGAACGACATCAAATTGTTGTTCGAAGAGTACAATGTACTCACAGCGAAAAATGGTGGACACAAAAGCAACGGCAGATAG
- the LOC119074572 gene encoding carnitine O-palmitoyltransferase 1, liver isoform-like, with the protein MDLSQLKLHSFKKRLNRWARKSFNALYPASIEGIWIIFMLLMCLHFAAEKVPFDLVNVVLHRLPGSSRSSLTWHLTACSITSFMLWLVLCAVMKVTLKILLTYRGFMFESRGKGVSLKTKIWGVLLGSLIKMNKRTLYSFQSSLPTLPLPSLNDTVRRYLRSIRPLIHDADYQRITKEAQDFQTGIGKKLQRYLLLKRLWATNYVSDWWEQYVYLRGRSPLMVNSNYHTFDVFKIPSRDQTARAAGIIYEMLKFREKLDKEDVSPVMAQGLVPLCSNQYRRMYNTARVPGIECDKIEHYEDIDHIVVLCNGCYYKVTVQQHGRLFNACELKHQFDHVLTMNEIASKGEKYLGSLTAWDRTNWAIARETYFSTGINKASLQVVESAAMFLVLHDKPFEFGTNLKSEKMAYYASQCMYGSICDRWFDKSFQLIVGTNGRYAFNAEHTWADAPVLIHMIEEMHLDELQNYDVDGNLHGKMLIVPPIPTRIQWSFNEDLLNTIDDAYNDSLKLAADVDYKVLFHNAFGKGFIKSCNLSPDAYIQMALQLAYYRDYGKFSLTYESSMTRLYREGRTETVRSCTIESSAWVKSMEDNKSDLNERVKLLRIACKQHQAGYIDAMCGRGIDRHLFALYVVSKYLEIDSPFLKDVINEPWRLSTSQTPHGQTPKIDLKKYPQLLGPGGGFGPVARDGYGVSYIISSENDIYFHISSVKSCDVTDSERFANQIRKAMNDIKLLFEEYTKDSQQIMKETARTPDSPKFANKIRK; encoded by the exons ATGGATCTTTCACAATTAAAACTACACTCGTTTAAAAAACGACTGAACCGATGGGCTAGGAAATCCTTCAATGCTCTATATCCGGCTAGTATTGAAGGAATTTGGATAATTTTTATGCTTCTGATGTGCCTTCATTTCGCAGCGGAAAAAGTTCCTTTCGATTTGGTTAATGTTGTCCTCCACAGGCTTCCTGG ATCATCTAGGTCATCTCTAACTTGGCATTTAACGGCTTGTTCCATTACCAGTTTTATGTTATGGCTTGTCTTGTGTGCTGTCATGAAAGTGACTTTGAAAATACTCCTCACATACCGTGGATTCATGTTTGAATCGAGGGGAAAAGGAGTCAGTTTGAAAACAAAGATCTGGGGAGTTTTGTTGGGAA GTCTCATCAAAATGAACAAGCGAACTCTGTACAGCTTTCAATCATCTCTACCAACATTACCATTACCAAGTCTGAATGATACTGTTCGGCGTTACCTTCGTTCAATACGTCCTCTCATTCATGACGCCGATTATCAACGGATCACTAAAGAAGCTCAAGACTTCCAGACCGGAATCGGTAAAAAGTTGCAACGCTACCTGCTGTTGAAAAGATTATGGGCCACAAATTATGTGTCTGATTGGTGGGAGCAGTACGTCTATCTTCGTGGTCGTTCTCCGCTGATGGTAAACAGTAATTATCATACATTCGATGTCTTTAAAATACCATCCAGGGACCAGACAGCAAGGGCAGCAGGAATAATTTacgaaatgttgaaatttcggGAAAAGCTTGATAAGGAAGATGTGTCACCTGTCATGGCTCAGGGACTCGTTCCATTGTGCTCGAATCAATACAGACGTATGTACAATACGGCCAGAGTTCCTGGCATAGAATGTGACAAGATTGAACACTACGAGGACATTGACCATATTGTGGTCTTGTGCAACGGTTGTTATTACAAAGTCACAGTCCAGCAACACGGTCGCTTGTTTAATGCTTGCGAACTGAAACACCAGTTCGATCATGTTCTGACAATGAACGAAATTGCGTCGAAGGGTGAAAAATATCTTGGATCTTTGACCGCATGGGATCGGACTAACTGGGCGATAGCACGAGAAACGTATTTCTCGACGGGGATCAACAAAGCATCGCTTCAAGTTGTGGAAAGCGCTGCCATGTTCCTAGTACTTCATGATAAGCCGTTTGAATTCGGGACGAACCTAAAGTCGGAAAAAATGGCTTATTATGCCTCTCAATGCATGTACGGTTCCATTTGCGATAGGTGGTTCGACAAAAGCTTTCAACTAATCGTGGGGACAAATGGACGG TATGCCTTCAATGCGGAGCATACTTGGGCAGATGCACCAGTTTTGATACACATGATAGAAGAGATGCATCTCGATGAATTACAGAA CTACGATGTTGATGGAAACTTGCatggaaaaatgttaattgttCCGCCAATCCCAACACGAATTCAATGGAGCTTCAACGAAGATCTGTTAAATACTATCGATGATGCGTACAACGATTCCCTCAAACTTGCGGCT GACGTTGATTACAAGGTATTGTTCCACAACGCATTCGGAAAAGGTTTCATAAAATCGTGTAACTTATCCCCCGATGCCTACATACAGATGGCCCTTCAGCTCGCCTACTACCGAGATTACGGGAAATTCTCTCTCACTTACGAATCGTCCATGACCCGCTTATACCGCGAAGGTAGAACTGAAACCGTTCGCTCATGTACAATAGAGTCGTCCGCTTGGGTAAAATCAATGGAAGATAACAAGTCAGACCTCAACGAACGGGTAAAACTGCTACGCATTGCTTGTAAGCAACATCAAGCCGGATATATTGATGCAATGTGTGGCCGTGGTATCGATCGACACTTGTTCGCATTGTACGTGGTTTCAAAGTATTTGGAAATCGATTCCCCATTCCTCAAGGATGTGATCAACGAGCCATGGCGATTGTCAACCAGTCAAACACCTCACGGACAAACGCcgaaaatcgatttgaaaaaatatccTCAACTTCTTGGACCAGGCGGTGGATTTGGACCAGTTGCACGAGATGGTTACGGTGTTTCGTACATCATCTCTAGCGAAAATGATATTTACTTTCACATCTCAAGTGTGAAAAGCTGTGATGTTACGGACAGCGAACGTTTTGCTAATCAAATTCGGAAAGCGATGAATGATATCAAGTTACTGTTCGAAGAGTATACAAAAGACTCACAGCAAATTATGAAGGAAACAGCAAGAACGCCAGACAGTCCAAagtttgcaaataaaattcgtaaataa